The following coding sequences lie in one Danio rerio strain Tuebingen ecotype United States chromosome 3, GRCz12tu, whole genome shotgun sequence genomic window:
- the LOC100534669 gene encoding bcl-2-like protein 1, whose amino-acid sequence MASDVQFSNNVVLSLTDRFACVLDRQHFQRLADKVFQDGITWGKIASLICIIGKTIVKIIGNYIPDFVSWTLHYFKDNLQTWICNMGGWINSVSSLARFSLELDLGSSSSMIWSSSGLLFISGMLLGGFIVWSLIRRA is encoded by the exons aTGGCATCAG ATGTCCAGTTTTCAAACAACGTTGTTCTTAG CTTAACTGATAGGTTTGCATGCGTGCTGGACAGACAGCATTTCCAGAGACTTGCAGACAAAGTGTTTCAGGATGGTATCACCTGGGGAAAAATTGCTTCCCTGATCTGTATTATTGGAAAAACAATTGTGAAG attattggCAATTACATTCCTGACTTTGTGTCTTGGACACTGCATTACTTCAAGGATAACCTACAGACCTGGATCTGCAATATGGGAGGATGG ATCAATAGTGTCTCCTCCTTGGCCCGTTTCTCCCTTGAGTTGGATTTGGGCTCCTCCTCCAGTATGATCTGGTCCTCCTCTGGACTCCTCTTCATCAGTGGAATGCTGTTAGGAGGCTTCATCGTCTGGAGCCTGATTAGACGAGCCTGA